A window of Halichoerus grypus chromosome 15, mHalGry1.hap1.1, whole genome shotgun sequence genomic DNA:
GCGTGCACGTGGAGCACCCGCAGGAGGCGTCCGTGGTGGTGCACCAGGTGGAGCGTGTGTCCGGCTCTTGGGAGGAGGCGGACGCCGAGGCAGTGGCgcgggcggaggcggcggcgcgggcggaggcggcggctCCCTACACCGTGCTGGCACAGAGCGCGCCGCGCGAGGACAGCTATTCCGATGCCTCCGGCTTCGGTTACTGCTTTCGGGAGCTGCGCGGAGGCGAAGTGAGACGaggcgggtggggaggggcccgGAGCGTGCCACCACGCGGGGGCGCGCTCACCGGACACTTTTCCGCAGTGTGCGTCCCCGCTGCCCGGGCTCCGGACTCAGGAGGTGTGCTGCAGAGGGGCAGGCTTGGCCTGGGGCGTTCACGACTGTCAGTCATGCTCGGAGCACCTGGGTAAGCCCCAGGACGTCCCTGAGGTGCTCGGAGCTGGGGAGAGGTGATAACCCCGTGGCTCCTGGTTACCCTGCCCATAGACAAGCCGTGTTCACAAAATCTAGCCACACACCTACCCGGTTGTGGGGATCCTTTCCAGTCTAGATCTATCCAAACCGTTCTGGGACCACCCACTCCACTTTCTGACTTTGGCTACTCTGTTCTCACCCCACCTTTATGCCACGGCCCTGTTCATGCATTTCTGGAACCTCCCACGTCGCCTCTTGTCCCACCGCCTACCTAAGGCTCACCCTGCACTCAAGCCACGCCCAACATCTTTTAATCCCGCCCATCCCTCTTTTGTCCCCGCCCACCTATTTTCGCTCCGCCCGCCCTGGCGcacccctctcttctctccataGGGATTTCCGACCGAGTAGGCACCCCAGATGGACCGTGTCCAACCGGCTTTGAAAGGGTTAATGGGTCCTGCCAAGGTGAGCGAGGGAGATGGGGGGCAGGAGTGGGAAGGGCTTGGCACTATGAGCTGGGCTGGCAGGTAGCTCATCCCTGACGCCCCTGAGACCACTGCATTCCTCGCAGATGTGGATGAGTGCGCGACCGGTGGGCGCTGCCAGCACGGGGAGTGTGCGAACACGCACGGCGGGTACACGTGCGTGTGCCCCGACGGCTTCCTGCACGACTCGTCCCGCAGCAGCTGCATCTGTAAGCCACCCGGCGAGGGCTGAGGCTGGATCCCACGTCTGTCCTCCCAGCCGTCTGTCCTCCCAGCCCTCAGACCCTTTCCAGAGCATCCCTGGGCCTTAATTCCCTTAGACTCCCCCAGATCCTCCCAGACTCCCCGCGGTCACTCTTATTAGACTCCCCTCAGAACGTCTCAGACTCTTACACATCCTCAGACTCCCTAGACCTTCTTCAGCTCCTCTAAGAACCCTTCAAAACTTTAGGTCTATATACCTTCAGATCTTCAGACTTTCTTCAGCTCTTCTCAGGCCCCGAATCCCTTCATCTCTCTCGACCACCAGACCTTCTGCAGACCCCGAGATCCTTCTCAGATTCCCTCATTCCCTCCTCCGGCACCAAACCTTTCTCAGACCTCCAGACCCCTCACCTCTCCTTCAGACCCTCTCAGACCTCTTCTGAATGGCCTTTACACCCACCAGAGCCTCCCGGGGACCATTCTCTTGTCTCCCAGATGCCCTAGTTCCTCTACACTCCCAAGCCCGCCCTGAGTAATTTTCTCCCCAACACGCAGCCCAGCACGTGATCTCAGAGGCCAAAGGGCCCTGCTTCCGCGTGCTCCGCGACGGTGGCTGCTCGCTGCCCATTCTGCGCAACATCACCAAGCAGATCTGCTGCTGTAGCCGCGTGGGCAAAGCCTGGGGTCGCGGCTGCCAGCTCTGCCCACCGTTCGGCTCAGGTGAGCGCCTCCCGCCTGGCCTATCTCTAGGCTTGACTCACACAGTGCCCACTctaggccccgcccccgggccctgAGACTCAAAGCCCTCCATCCGGATTGGGCCCTAGCCTTGGCCAcgccccccagcccctgagaTCCTCAGACTGGACTCCGGCCGGGCCCCACCCCACCTTTGGCCACACCCACCCCTGAGACTCTTCCCCTGAGTCACGACCCGCCTTGACTACTCCTAGCCCTTTAGATATGCTGCTTGTCCAACCTTGTCCCCAAGCTTTGACCAAGTCCGGAGTTCCTGAGACCCTGCCCTCAGCCTAGGCTccttcttgggccccaccccagacacccCCTTTCCTGAGACACTTCCCCGGCAGTCTAGCTTCTGCCTAAAACCAGACCCTTCAACAGACTAAACCAGATCCCATCCTCAACCCTTGTCCCTATCCCTATCCCAAGTAAGGAAAAACACCCTTGGTCCCACCTTTAGCCTCTGAGATGTTCCATTCTTTGGCCAGGGTACTACCCAAAACCAGCATCCAACCCAAACCCCTGACCCACACCCAAAACCAAGCCCTGCCCCCAGTCAAGGCCAGATTCTAGACTCCTCTTGTCTCACTTCTTCCTGCTTTCccgttctctctgcctctctccctccctttcttgtTCCCAGAGGGTTTTCGGGAGATCTGCCCTGCTGGCCCTGGCTACCACTACTCGGCCTCTGACCTCCGCTACAACACCAGACCCCTGGGCCAGGAGCCACCCCGAGTGTCCCTGAGCCACCGGGCTCCACCCTCCACCCATAGGCCACCCACAGGTGAGCTGGCTTCTGGAGGAGGAGATGCCATCTCCAAGGGGCTGCCCCAGCCTCataaggaaaagaggagagagaggaagggggacacCCAAATCCAGGTCTCCATTCACTGATACCCCTTCTTTGTCAGGCTTTCTGCCCACCCATCGTCCAGAACCCCCACCTGAGCCCAGGCCGGGCCCTGAGCGTCCCCTGCCCAGCATCCCTGCCTGGTCTGGTCCTGAGATCCCTGAATCAGGTGCAGTAGAGGGAATCGAGGACATTGATGGGGGTATTACAGGTGGGGATCCTAGGGGGGAGCTCCAAGGTGAAGATCTCAGGATAGGGATGTTACAGCCAGAGGAGTTAAGGAatgggtgggaagagagaaaggtTTGGAGAGTCAAGTACTGGGTAACATTAGGAACTCGTGTTGGACAGACCTGGGTTTACGTTCTCTGTCaattgggcaagtcatttaacatctctgagcctcagtttcctcatctgtaaagtgaggatcaTCGTGAGGATTCATTGAACTGTCTCTGAAGAGTCtgccacatagtaagtgctcagttaaAATTAGGCAATTACTTTTCACGCAGAGGGCACTAAGAACCTATCTCGGGCAGAGGGTTGGAAAGCACAATATTCAGAAGTGGAGACTTCGGGTGGCAATAAAGAGAATTCAGGCAGAGGATGTGATGAGAACGTCCCATAATAAAGGAGAGGAGGATCAGAAGCGGAAGACTGGGCTTGGGGAGGGACATCCATGAGGGTGTCTTAGGCAGAGGATCTGAGGGGATTGTACTGGGATGAAGGGGACTCAGAGATGGGGGAACCCTGGCTGTCTGGACCCCCCAGGTCCCTCTGCGGGCGTGTGTCAGCGCAATCCCCGGGTCTGCGGCCCGGGACGGTGCATCCCGCGGCCCAGTGGCTACACCTGCGCCTGCGACTCCGGTTTCCGGCTCAGCCCGCAGGGCACACACTGCATCGGTGAGCCCGGCTGTGGGGGTGGAcggaggtggggcgggggctcTGCCAGTCACCTCCTGACCGGCCCCCTCCGTGCCCTCAGATGTGGACGAGTGTCGCCGCGTGCCCCCGCCCTGTGCCCCCGGGCGCTGTGAAAACACGCCAGGCAGCTTCCATTGCGTGTGCGGCCAGGGCTATCGGGCGGGCCCGCGGGCGGCGGAGTGCCTGGGTGAGAAATCCGCCCCGCCCAGCTCcaggccccacccctgccccggtCGCGCTCCAGCAGTTCCCGCCCCCCCGCGCTTCCCCACACCCCTGCTCCCGCCCCCTGATCTGCTCCCACTCTCCCTTCGGCCCCACCACTGCCTCTTCGGCGCCCAGCAGGCTCTGCCCGTCGGGGCCGGTCCCTGCTGTACGACTGCCCGGCTTCTCTCCGGGACCAGGTCCGGCTCCGCTCctcccctggccccgccccctccatATTCCGGACCGGCTCccgccctcccccaggccccgccccagtCCTACCTCGGCCGCAACCTATCACCTGACCACGACCCCCGATTCCCACCCTGCCGCACCCGTGCTCCGTCCTCACCCCGCACCGCGCCTTCCGTCTCTCCTGCCTCGCCTTTGTTCGGTCCCCATAGCTGCCCTTCCCGCCCTGGTCCTGCCCTCCCCAAATTGCCCCCCTCGcggttcttctctctgcctctgccctggccGGGTACCCAGTCGTCGTGTGGTCCTCCCCTCtcacctgccctcctccctccctccccgcctaCGCCTTAAACCTACCCACTCCGGGCTCTCTTACTGCCCCTGGCTCCCGCCCCAGTGTGGCCCCGGCCCAAGTTTGGCtccgcccctgccctccccacctcgcATCCTCCCTGAGCCCTCTGACGGCGGGCGTGGAGGGGGGGGAGTGAAGGGGAGTGTCTGCCCCAGTCCCAACCTCCGGGTTGGTGCCTGCAGACGTGGACGAGTGCCACCGCGTGCCGCCGCCGTGTGACCGCGGGCGCTGCGAGAACACACCAGGCAGCTTCCTGTGCGTATGCCCCGCTGGGTACCAGGCTGCTCCCCACGGAGCCAGCTGCCAGGGTGAGGAactgggagggacagaggggaagggggtgtggggggaacGGTAGAGCGGCATTGTCATGAGGGATGGAGAAACTGAGCAATGAGGCAGGGGGAGGCTCATTGCTGAGagccggggcgggcggggggtgtgtgtgtgcggggggctCAGGTTCTAAGAGCCAGGCAGGCAGCCTGATGGCTGTAGAGACAGAGTGACATGGGGATGGAGAGGCCAAGTGATCGGAAACAGAAAAGCTGAGTCATGGAggatggagaagcagagggatGGAGGATGGAGATGTCAGTTATGGGGCAGGGGGTAGACTTACGGAGAACAGTGCAGAAAGAGGCCAATTGATGGGGACTGGAGTTCTAGGAGGCCAACTGGAAGCTTAGGGATTGAGAAGGTAGAGGGATGGAGGATGGAGAATTTGAATAATGGGGAAGAGGAGCCTAGAATGAGACAGACAAGGAGGCCGAGTGATGGGGACCGGGAAGCAGAACGTcggagaggggaaagggaaaatgatGGAGGTCAGGGAGGCTGAGAGGAGCGCAGGGGCGTTGGGGGGCATAAAGGTGTGACTCTGGGCCCCTTGCCCTGGGCAGATGTGGACGAGTGCACGCAGAGCCCGGGCCTTTGTGGCAGAGGGGTCTGTGAGAACCTGCCCGGCTCTTTCCGCTGCGTTTGCCCGGCTGGCTTCCGGGGCTCGGCGTGTGAAGAAGATGTGGATGAGTGTGCCCAAGAGCCACCGCCCTGCGGGCCAGGCCGCTGTGACAACACGGCGGGGTCCTTCCACTGTGCCTGCCCTGCTGGCTTCCGCTCCCGAGGGCCGGGGGCCCCGTGCCAAGGTGAGGGTGCTGAGTCCAACCCATTCCACCCCCATTGGCTGTGGGGACTGGAGAGAGACATggttggggggcagagagacagggtGATGGGGCATGGTGAGGGAGAACAGGGGCAGAGAGGAGTGGACGTACTGAGAGGGTGGGGACGTTTTGACTCCAGAgtcttctcccctttctccaaatatgAGGGTGCTCTCCATTCCTCCTCCCTTTTGGAATGATACTTTTGTGCTTGTGGGAACCCTGGGGAGGGGACCACCCTGACGTGGGGAGGGCAACCCGCAGGAGGTGGTGCCCTAGCTTCACCGTGGCAGCTGGGGAGACCATTAATGGGGGACCAGGGAAGGAGTCTGTCCTCTTGGGAGGTGGGATGAGCCTAGGCGAAGTCCAGGAGACTGCCTCCAGACTGGAATGTTGGGGTAGATGGTGACAGCAATGGGGATGATTGGGTCCAGGCCCCTTTCTCAGTCCCACTGGTCTCTGCCCCAGATGTGGACGAGTGTGCCCGTAGCCCTCCGCCCTGCGCCTATGGCCGGTGTGAGAACACAGAAGGTGGCTTCCAGTGCGTCTGCCCCACGGGCTTCCAACCTAACACGGCCGGCTCCGAGTGCGAGGGTgaggccggggagggagggaggagtgtgGTTGGGTGAGGGGGGCTCTGGGCTGCCCCTTCAAGGCCACCTTCTCCCCTGTCCCCCAGATGTGGATGAGTGTGAGAATCACCTGGCCTGTCCTGGGCAGGAGTGTGTGAACTCACCCGGCTCCTTCCAGTGCAGGGCCTGTCCTCCTGGCCACCACCTGCACCATGGCCGATGCACTGGTGAGACCAAGCCCCGGCTATGACCTTAGACCTGCATCATGACCCCTGACGTGGCCCATAACCTCCTGACCTGGACCTTAGTCCCCTGGACCATGAATCCCAGAGTCTGACTGTGACTCTTGACCTAGATTATGGGCCCCTGACCCATATTGCAGTTCCTGATCTGGACCATGAACCTTGACCCTGAATGTGACTTCTGGTTCTGTAATCCATGAACCCTCAACTGGACTGTGACATCTGACCCTAACCATTACCCCCGCTGATTAACCCTCACTACAACCCTGTTAGCAGTTGTAACCCTTTTGATCCTGACTGTCCCTTGACCCTGAATGTGACCTGTGACCCCTGAACCTGACTGTGACATTTGACCTAGCCATAACTCCTGCCGTAACCCCTGACTCTCTGTGGCCTTTGATCCTgtctctcactgcccctccccattctcagAATACCTTCCCTGGGGCCTCATTGGGTGCATGATCCCTGACCTGACACCTGACTAGGGGCTGAATTCTGGACCCTGACTCTTACCCCTGATCCGAATTGGTCTCAGATGACAATCACTGACTCTGACCCCTGCTTCGGCAGAATGCCATCCAGTGATCCTGGCTTATAATACCTGGCCTCTTACACTAATTAATTTCTGACCCCAGTCCTAGTCCAGAGTCCCTCACTGACTCCAGGGTCCTAGCACAGGGAGTTCCCAGAAATCCAGATCCACATGACACCCAGTTATGGTCCCTAGAATCAGGGAATCTTGgtctcccccacccacttctgCCACGGAGCCTTCACTTCATATCCAACCCGAGACACTACCCACCAATTTCTCAGATCCCTCGGCCCCAAGGGGATCCTTCCAGGGTCCCTAGACCAGACCCCTTCTGAAAGCCGCGTTCCCACAGATGTGGACGAGTGCAGTTCGGGTGCCTCCTGCGGCCCCCACGGCCACTGTACCAACACCGACGGCTCCTTCCGCTGCAGCTGCGAGCCGGGCTACCGCGCTCCCTCGGGTCGGCCTGGGCCCTGcgcaggtgggcagaggggagagagggcgGGGAGAGGGACGGGAGAGCCTGGGAGTAGGGTCTGGGTTCCTGGGCAAAGCCTGTTGGGGAGGTGGAAGCTGGACTAACAGGCAGAGGGTGGGGCTTGCGGGCGGAGTTGCTCCTCCCTAAGCCCCATCTCTCCCGTACCCTAGACGTGAACGAGTGCCTAGAGGGCGACTTCTGTTTCCCCCACGGCGAGTGCCTCAACACCGACGGCTCCTTTGCCTGCACTTGCGCCCCCGGCTACCGGCCCGGACCCCGCGGAGCCTCTTGCCTCGGTCCGTACCCAGGCTGGGCCTGGACCGGGAAAGGGTGGGCTTACACCAAGAAAATCAGGACTAGGAGAGGGCGGAAGGCGGAGTCTGAAtttttggactgagttctcaaaGCGTCAAAGTCAAAGCCGGGATTGTGGAGCCTCCTGGCGGCGGCCAGAGAGAGGCGGGGTTTGGAGGGGAAAGGGCGGAGTCGGGGTAAGTTGCGCCGTGATTGGACGGGGCGGGGCCTGAACCCATCGGAGGGGTGGGGCTTGCAGGGAAAGGAGGAGCGTAAGAAGGGCGGGGAAAAGAGTGGGAGGTGTCAGCTAGAGGGGCGGGGCAAGGGCGGCGGAGGGGCTTGGCCTGCGATGCTAAGCCGCGGAGGTGGGCCGCGGTTTCGGACGCCGTCCCGCAGACGTGGACGAGTGCAGCGAGGAGGACCTCTGCCAGAGCGGCATCTGTACCAACACCGACGGCTCCTTCGAGTGCGTCTGTCCTCCCGGACATCGCGCCGGCCCAGACCTCGCCTCCTGCCTCGGTGAGAGGCGCCTCCCCCGCCgatctctgcccctctgcctccccttctctcccattCGTCTCTCCTCCGCTGCTTGCTCCCTTCCCCCGTTCTGActctccactcccttcctccctcacctgtTCTCCTTTgcttcccaccctcccctgcttcccccaTTTGACTGCTCTACCTCCTTCCTCAGATGTGGACGAATGTCGCGAGCGGGGCCCGGCCCTGTGCGGGTCCCAGCGTTGTGAGAATTCCCCGGGCTCCTACCGCTGTGTCCGAGACTGCGACCCTGGCTACCATGCGGGTCCTGAGGGCACCTGTGACGGTGAGACtactctcctcccccacccctgcccctagGACAGGTTGCTGGAGTCCACTCCCTTGGGGACTGAGGAGGAGCACCCTGCCTTCTGGActtgaggggagggaaggagccccCAACCAATGCAATTAACTGTGTCCCTATCTCTGTGGTCGAAATAAGCCACCAGTGTGCCCTTGCATTTTCTCGTGGAGGTGAGGTGGGAGGATTTGGGGAGCAAATGAAATGACTGTGGGCTGGCTATCTTGGGCTCTCTGGCTGCCAGACCTGTGATCCATGCATGGAAGCCTAGTTTCAGGGGACCTCATTCATTAATTATGCAAGAATTCATTAAGCACCTAGTGTGTGTCGGACACCGGGGGTGCAACAGGCAATGAGTcaaacaaagtccctgccctcatggtgcTGATGAGGGGatagggagggggtggagagagataGACAGTAAATATGCAAATAGATTCAAggttcattcagcaaacactttGGGGACACCTACTGTGTATCAGGCACAGTTCTACACCCTGGGGCTACAGCGGGGAATAAGACAGACACAAGTCCCTGCATTGTGGAGTTTGTAGTCTAGGGAGGTGACAGTTGGCATGCTAACAGATGCATGGATAATATAATATCAggtttaagaaggaaaataaagcaggataaaTGGGCAGGGATGACAGGGCGGTGGAGGAAGGGGCGCTaggagggcttgatctcacttgagtgaagtgagagagggagccgTGCAGATAGCCAGGGGAAAAGTGTTCctgacagagggaacagcaagtgcaaaggccctgaggtggggccATGTTGGGACTATGTGAGAAATGGCAGTGAGACCTTAAGAGTCTCAACACTTTAGAAACTCAGACTCCTAGAATACCAGATTTATAGAGACTTCTCAGTCACGGGAACTGGGAGCAGCATCAGGAACTTGTGAATCCAGTCCTGTGACTCCCCTCCGCACCCCACTCTTTTTTGCAGATGTGGATGAGTGCCAAGAATACGGCTCAGCGATTTGTGGAGCCCAGCGCTGTGAGAACACCCCTGGCTCCTACCGCTGCACACCGGCCTGTGACCCTGGCTATCAGCCCACGCCGGGGGGCGGATGCCAGGGTAGGTGCCCGTCCGGCTTTGGGTGAgatgtggaggggagggaaggtcCAGCAAGGGCCTGACTGTCTGGTGGTTGCAGATGTGGACGAATGCCGGAATCGGTCCTTCTGCGGGGCCCACGCCGTGTGCCAGAACCTGCCCGGCTCCTTCCAGTGCCTCTGTGACCAGGGATACGAGGGGGCCAGGGACGGGCGTCACTGCGTGGGTACGGGGCtccagggggtgggtggggctggggcggggggaagaggtTGGTCAGACCCTGCTCCTCTCCACGGACCTGAACAGATGTGAGTTCACATTTGCTGTGAACAAATATGAACATACACATTGGGCCTGTGGAACTTAGACCTTGGACTATATATCATGTCCATATCAGTCAGGACCCctttggttgcaagcaacagaaaccctATTCATTCAGATCTTGTTCTGGgaggacttaaaaaaatacatgcataaaGTATGTAAAATGcacactaatctttttttttaatgcacactAATCTTAAGTGCACATAAACATTTTCGTTTTTCCCAACATTTTGTGAGGAAAATGTCTAAAGGTACAGAAAATTGAAAGACCTATAGAATGAATGTCCACATGCCCATGATCTATATTCCACTATCATTCTTTTATTATACTTCTTGTCTCACCTATCTGTCTGTAATCCGCCTTATCTCTGGGTTTAAAATTAAATTGCAGGCATCAGTACTTTTCTCCCTAAATTCTTCAGTATGCATAGCATTAACCAGAGTCCAGTAGGTGTTTCCAGATATTTTGATTTGAGGTTCAATTTACATACAgtgagctatatatatatatatatatatattttttttttttttaagtaggctccatgcccagcgtggagcccaacatggggcttgaactcatgaccctgagatcaagacctgagctgagatcaagagtcagatgcttgggacgcctgggtggctcagtcggttaagcggctgccttcggcccgggtcatgatcccagggtcctgggatcgagtcccacatcgggctccttgctcagcagggagcctgcttctccctgtctccctctgcttgtgttctctctgtcaaataaataaaatctttaaaaaaaaaaaaaaaaaaaaaaaaaaaagagtcagatgcttaatcagctgagccacccaggagccccagttatatattctttaaattttgacaaatgcaaacACAACAggctttatttctttgaaaagaattaaaatagtgggggcgcctgggtggctcagtcgttgagcgtctgcctttggctcaggtcatggtcccagggtcctgggatcgagccccgcatcgggctccctgctcagcgggaagcctgcttctccctctcccactccccctgcttgtgttccctctctcactgtctctctctgtcaaataaataaatcttaaaaaaaaaaaaattaaaacggTGGAGTCCTAGAAAATGTTTGAACTGGAGGCATACTTGGATCCAGGGATTCTAACAAGGCTAGCTGTCTCCCCctctcagctctgctttcctctgttgtatttattttcaggCAGACTCTTCACAATCACAAAGAAGGCCCTAGCACCTCCAGGCTAACATCCTCAGCTTGAACCCCTAGAGCTAAAGAGGGGGTCTCTTTCTTGATATTTCTAGCAAAAGTCCCAGGACTGGCATCGACTGGCCCAGCTTGGTCACCACCCTTCTCTCTGAACCAGAGAAATGCAGCAATCTGGTTGGCCATGCCTGGAACTTGTGTCTCCTTGGAGTAGATTTAACCCTACTCAAAAATACATGAGTTGAAAATGGAGGAACAGAGGGCTCCCAAGGGAAATTCAGGGTTTGTTTCCAAAAGATAAGTGAATGAGGGGGTCTGGGTGATCAAAAATACCCATTATATTTGGGTATTTCAGACTTTTAGAGCTTTGGAATCACAGACGTTTACAACCATTGACTCTCCCTCCCCTTTGTCTCTTGCTCACAGATGTGAATGAATGTGAAACGCTACAGGGTGTGTGTGGAGCTGCCCTGTGTGAGAATGTCGAAGGCTCCTTCCTCTGTGTCTGTCCCACCAGCCCTGAGGAGTTTGACCCCATGACTGGACGTTGTGTTCCCCCACGAACTTCTGCTGGTGAGACTGATGTGTCTATTTAACTGATGGCTGCAGGGCTCACAGAAAAATGATGTGATCTAACCATTCCAGGCATGGACAGCTGCCATCAGTTaaatgttgttgttttaaataacaataaaaaattcagaaCACATGGGTTAACATGGGTGGTGGGACTCGGTGTCAGCCCTGTCCCTGACTCTACCagattccttcattcaacaaatgttcacAGGGCATCCACTGTGTTTAGGCCCTATCCTAGGTCCCAGGGACACAGTAGTGACCAGGAGAGACCACTCTGTCTTTAAGGGGCTCACAGTCTAGAGGGGGCAGGCAGAGATATCGGCAGATAGTGACAACCAGAGAAATCAGGGCTGGAAGGAGGAAGCCCGGGTCAGAGGGAACAAGGCTGTGATGGGGCAAGGGTAGGGAATTGTGGGAATCCAGAGGAGGTGCCTACTCCAGCCTGAGAAAGTTAGAGAGAGTTTCCTATAGGGAGGGAG
This region includes:
- the LTBP4 gene encoding latent-transforming growth factor beta-binding protein 4 isoform X5; this encodes MPRIPGRREKFRQRPQQMLQPQGRSLAACRCCPGRSPRRSRCLRASCRVQSCPPEKCAGPQQCLTPVPLVLPSPSPSVRKRQVSLNWQPLTLQEARALLRRRRPRGPGGRALLRRRPPQRAPAGQTLVLCPLICHNGGVCVKPDRCLCPPDFAGKFCQLHSSGARPPAPAMPGLTRSVYTMPLANHRDDEHGVASMVSVHVEHPQEASVVVHQVERVSGSWEEADAEAVARAEAAARAEAAAPYTVLAQSAPREDSYSDASGFGYCFRELRGGECASPLPGLRTQEVCCRGAGLAWGVHDCQSCSEHLGISDRVGTPDGPCPTGFERVNGSCQDVDECATGGRCQHGECANTHGGYTCVCPDGFLHDSSRSSCISQHVISEAKGPCFRVLRDGGCSLPILRNITKQICCCSRVGKAWGRGCQLCPPFGSEGFREICPAGPGYHYSASDLRYNTRPLGQEPPRVSLSHRAPPSTHRPPTGFLPTHRPEPPPEPRPGPERPLPSIPAWSGPEIPESGPSAGVCQRNPRVCGPGRCIPRPSGYTCACDSGFRLSPQGTHCIDVDECRRVPPPCAPGRCENTPGSFHCVCGQGYRAGPRAAECLDVDECHRVPPPCDRGRCENTPGSFLCVCPAGYQAAPHGASCQDVDECTQSPGLCGRGVCENLPGSFRCVCPAGFRGSACEEDVDECAQEPPPCGPGRCDNTAGSFHCACPAGFRSRGPGAPCQDVDECARSPPPCAYGRCENTEGGFQCVCPTGFQPNTAGSECEDVDECENHLACPGQECVNSPGSFQCRACPPGHHLHHGRCTDVDECSSGASCGPHGHCTNTDGSFRCSCEPGYRAPSGRPGPCADVNECLEGDFCFPHGECLNTDGSFACTCAPGYRPGPRGASCLDVDECSEEDLCQSGICTNTDGSFECVCPPGHRAGPDLASCLDVDECRERGPALCGSQRCENSPGSYRCVRDCDPGYHAGPEGTCDDVDECQEYGSAICGAQRCENTPGSYRCTPACDPGYQPTPGGGCQDVNECETLQGVCGAALCENVEGSFLCVCPTSPEEFDPMTGRCVPPRTSAGTFRGSQPQAPASPGLPAPPRRPSPPRQGPAGSGRRECYFDTAAPDACDNILARNVTWQECCCTVGEGWGGGCRIQQCPSSETAEYQSLCPHGRGYLAPSGDLSLRRDVDECQLFRDQVCKSGVCVNTAPGYSCYCSNGYYYHAQRLECVDNDECADEEPACEGGSCVNTVGSYHCTCEPPLVLDGSRRRCVSNESQSLDDNLGVCWQEVGADLVCSRPRLDRQATYTECCCLYGEAWGMDCALCPAQDSDDFEALCNVLRPPAYGPPRPGGFGLPYEYGPDLGPPYQGLPYGPELYQPPVLPYDPYPPPPGPFARREAPYGAPPFDMPDFEDDGGPYSEAEAAAPSGPGNRWRYRSRDPRGSFPEPEESPEGGGYPGALSGPYEGLEAEECGILDGCAHGRCVRVPEGFTCDCFSGYRLDMTRMACVDINECDEAEAASPLCVNARCVNTDGSFRCICRPGFAPSHQPHHCTPARPRA
- the LTBP4 gene encoding latent-transforming growth factor beta-binding protein 4 isoform X2, which translates into the protein MPRIPGRREKFRQRPQQMLQPQGRSLAACRCCPGRSPRRSRCLRASCRVQSCPPEKCAGPQQCLTPVPLVLPSPSPSVRKRQVSLNWQPLTLQEARALLRRRRPRGPGGRALLRRRPPQRAPAGQTLVLCPLICHNGGVCVKPDRCLCPPDFAGKFCQLHSSGARPPAPAMPGLTRSVYTMPLANHRDDEHGVASMVSVHVEHPQEASVVVHQVERVSGSWEEADAEAVARAEAAARAEAAAPYTVLAQSAPREDSYSDASGFGYCFRELRGGECASPLPGLRTQEVCCRGAGLAWGVHDCQSCSEHLGISDRVGTPDGPCPTGFERVNGSCQDVDECATGGRCQHGECANTHGGYTCVCPDGFLHDSSRSSCISQHVISEAKGPCFRVLRDGGCSLPILRNITKQICCCSRVGKAWGRGCQLCPPFGSEGFREICPAGPGYHYSASDLRYNTRPLGQEPPRVSLSHRAPPSTHRPPTGFLPTHRPEPPPEPRPGPERPLPSIPAWSGPEIPESGPSAGVCQRNPRVCGPGRCIPRPSGYTCACDSGFRLSPQGTHCIDVDECRRVPPPCAPGRCENTPGSFHCVCGQGYRAGPRAAECLDVDECHRVPPPCDRGRCENTPGSFLCVCPAGYQAAPHGASCQDVDECTQSPGLCGRGVCENLPGSFRCVCPAGFRGSACEEDVDECAQEPPPCGPGRCDNTAGSFHCACPAGFRSRGPGAPCQDVDECARSPPPCAYGRCENTEGGFQCVCPTGFQPNTAGSECEDVDECENHLACPGQECVNSPGSFQCRACPPGHHLHHGRCTDVDECSSGASCGPHGHCTNTDGSFRCSCEPGYRAPSGRPGPCADVNECLEGDFCFPHGECLNTDGSFACTCAPGYRPGPRGASCLDVDECSEEDLCQSGICTNTDGSFECVCPPGHRAGPDLASCLDVDECRERGPALCGSQRCENSPGSYRCVRDCDPGYHAGPEGTCDDVDECQEYGSAICGAQRCENTPGSYRCTPACDPGYQPTPGGGCQDVDECRNRSFCGAHAVCQNLPGSFQCLCDQGYEGARDGRHCVDVNECETLQGVCGAALCENVEGSFLCVCPTSPEEFDPMTGRCVPPRTSAGTFRGSQPQAPASPGLPAPPRRPSPPRQGPAGSGRRECYFDTAAPDACDNILARNVTWQECCCTVGEGWGGGCRIQQCPSSETAEYQSLCPHGRGYLAPSGDLSLRRDVDECQLFRDQVCKSGVCVNTAPGYSCYCSNGYYYHAQRLECVDNDECADEEPACEGGSCVNTVGSYHCTCEPPLVLDGSRRRCVSNESQSLDDNLGVCWQEVGADLVCSRPRLDRQATYTECCCLYGEAWGMDCALCPAQDSDDFEALCNVLRPPAYGPPRPGGFGLPYEYGPDLGPPYQGLPYGPELYQPPVLPYDPYPPPPGPFARREAPYGAPPFDMPDFEDDGGPYSEAEAAAPSGPGNRWRYRSRDPRGSFPEPEESPEGGGYPGALSGPYEGLEAEECGILDGCAHGRCVRVPEGFTCDCFSGYRLDMTRMACVDINECDEAEAASPLCVNARCVNTDGSFRCICRPGFAPSHQPHHCTPARPRA